CCGGGATAATCAAGCCCGCTGGCTATGGAATATACAGGTGCGGGTTCGCCCTTCTCATCCTGCAGGGTATAACATTTGAATCCGTGAATCATTCCGGGTTTTCCAAAGGTCATTGTAGCGGCATGGTCACCCAGATTAAGGGACCGTCCCCCGGGCTCTACACCGTAGATTTCACATTCTTTATCTTCAATATAGGCAGAAAAGATGCCCATGGCATTACTACCACCACCCACACAGGCAACTACATTATCAGGATGCTCACCTGTCATTGAGTGGAACTGCTCTTTGGCCTCTATTCCCACAACCATCTGGAAATCACGTACCATCATGGGGAAGGGATGGGGACCTACTACAGAACCGATACAGTAGATGCTGTTAATAGGATCCTGCATATAGGCAGCAAAAGCCGAGTCCACGGCCTCTTTCAATGTCTTCAGACCGAAGGATACAGGAATAACTTTGGCTCCCAGGATCTCCATTCTGACCACATTGGGATGTTCTTTGACGATATCAACCTCGCCCATATGGATTTCACATTCCAGTCCGAAATAGGCGGCAGCTGTTGCCAGAGCAACACCATGCTGTCCGGCACCGGTTTCAGCAATAAGTTTCTTTTTTCCAAGATATTTTGCCAGAAGAGCTTCACCCATACAGTGGTTAAGCTTATGAGCTCCTGTATGGTTCAGGTCTTCTCTTTTAAGGTAAATGCGTCCTCCGTATTTTTCAGACAGAGTCTTTGCATAGTAAACAGGAGTGGGTCTTCCTTGAAAATGTTTCCTT
The sequence above is drawn from the Oceanispirochaeta sp. M1 genome and encodes:
- the trpB gene encoding tryptophan synthase subunit beta yields the protein MGYFKINPDDKGNFGEYGGSFIPPELQMEMDKITDAYYSISKSHDFITELRSIRKHFQGRPTPVYYAKTLSEKYGGRIYLKREDLNHTGAHKLNHCMGEALLAKYLGKKKLIAETGAGQHGVALATAAAYFGLECEIHMGEVDIVKEHPNVVRMEILGAKVIPVSFGLKTLKEAVDSAFAAYMQDPINSIYCIGSVVGPHPFPMMVRDFQMVVGIEAKEQFHSMTGEHPDNVVACVGGGSNAMGIFSAYIEDKECEIYGVEPGGRSLNLGDHAATMTFGKPGMIHGFKCYTLQDEKGEPAPVYSIASGLDYPGVGPEHSMLKDLGRVKYVTADDKETLDSFFELSRLEGIIPALESAHATAFACKLAQEKPRQSILVNLSGRGDKDIDFVVENYGKDYGLG